The Girardinichthys multiradiatus isolate DD_20200921_A chromosome 23, DD_fGirMul_XY1, whole genome shotgun sequence DNA segment aaatgagaaggTGGCTTGTGTTGGTTTTCTTCGCCGGTTACAGACGCAGATGTCCCGCTTTCATTCCCCAGTCTCCCGTCCCTGAAAGCGCTCCCAGGGTGGCATCATCATTGTTGGAATATTAACTTTGCTTTCTTGCATTTAGGCTTAAATTAGAGCAGAAACATACCCAGGATCCGTTTCCAGCCCAAATCCAGCCTAAAGTAAGTTCAGCGCAGACGGAGTGTGcctctctctgtgtttttaatgtataaCCTTGGGAGCACAGCGGCAGACACGGGCCTTTGTCTTGAAAATTGAATGAACTTTAAATTAAAGCCCGTTTTTTAATCAGTCTCTTTTGGCCCTGATCCCTTGAAGCCGGTGATGATGTGGGGAGGGGGTTCCAGCCGGCGTGGCGTGACGGAAGGATTATACAGATTCCCGCTGAAACGTGGAGCGATCAGTAAATCCTGGCGTGTCTataagaaacacacaaaaagccCCGCATCATCCAGGAATAGGACGTTTTATCCGGTAAAGATCCGCCGTGAAGAGGGACAAAGCTGCATATACCTCTGACTCGGTCACGGTTTCAGCACACTGTCGCTCCAAATGAAAATGTGACGTCTCCTCTCCAGACTCATCACTCCgctgggattttatttttaaattacctcctTATAAATAACCCCTAGAATCCCGATCGTCCTCTGACATGGAAGTGCGTCTGCGGCTGAGGCAGCACAGCAGCAGGGCAgtccgcacacacacacacacacacacacacacacactcagacagaAAGAGCCGTGGAAAGGTGCAGCACTCCACATTTGTTATTGTGGTCGCTTTCCTCGTTTCCTTTGCCCTTGAGACGCACGCAGCGTACGCGTTGCGCTGCCAACTTTCTTCCAAACGGGACAGGCGCACTGGATACAGGTGCAGCGTCTCTATTGGTCCCAGAGTGGGGGATCAGGGGGCCTCCGGGGGCCCCACGACGCAAGAAGGGGAGCGTGGCCGTGCTTCCCTCCGAGGACACGGAGGTCATGCCTCTGGAGTATTGCTTTAAAATTGCCCGAGGGGCTGAAAAACAGCACATGTTGCGCCTCATATGGTCtacctttagaaaaaaaataaaaaatgaactaaTTTGTAGCCTTATgcaagaaagaacagaaaattatatttttttgtaaaatatatttatttgtaaaatagacATACATGTAAAATTCTaatcaaaatatatttctttcagTCAGAGCCGTCCGTCCATCATATTGGGTCGCAGGGGTAACAGGTCCAAGAATGAAACCCTGatgttaaaatacattaacttctcatttttcatttaaaaatctgccacCAGTATAATTTAGGGGGAAGCAAGGAATGAGATATTCAAAAACGACAGAAAAAAATCAGTATATTAgcagtaaataaatacattaataaagTTGTTACCGAACTTTCTTAAGTTTGTCCATCCACCTCTGAAAGCCTGGCCTAccaaatatgcaaataaaactGCTAGAGGGTTGATGGCAAGTGCAGGGAACTTCAAGAGTGGCCACTGCCCCCCTTGACCCTCCCTTATTGGCAGCACTGTTTGATAAGCAGGCTCATTTAATAAATGCAATTGCAAACCAATGACTAGTCCTGTTCAGTTTGCTATAAACCATATAGGGGCTAACACTGCGcaccaccctgaacacaccatgcccactgtgaaacagggtggtggcagcaacatgctgtgggTTTGCTTTTCTTCCAGAGGCATAATCTGAGTAGGTACCTACATTTTATTATATAGCGGCTGTGTAATGACAATAAAGGCTTTACTGTTCAGTTCAAATGGGTCTCCTTTGTGTCTCATCTAATTCTCAGCAGTGATGATTAAACTGACCCAGCAAGAGGAAATAATTGCTGGGACTATATCTTCTTAGGTGTAAATACAAATGCGGAAAACACACGAAAGAAAAACCTTTACAACAAATTCCCTTTTGTAAGCCTTAATGAGACTCTTGCTAATCCGCTTAATTAAACATAAACTTATCTGTcataaaactttaaatgagcTAGCATGTCAATCATGATGGTcattttgctaaaaaaaaaaagaaacagattttctttaaattgcCAGTTTATTTACTATTGTCTGTCAAACTAAAGAGAAGGAACAAGCTGGAATATTATTCTAGAGTTTGACAGTTTCTCTGCATCTCATTAAACCGAACATGAAAGTCAATTAAAACTGTATTCATAGCTGCAGCGGCTCCCTTCCCATGGGCCTCGTCTTTCTGCCTTATATCGGAGTGTGTAGGCAAGCTGACACCACAATCTGAGTCATTATGGTGTGTTTGGGTTATGCCAGCGCACTCACACGCCACATGAGGGTGAGGGTGTCTGCGGCTGATGCGGGGATGCACTGTGTTATCTCCCACTGATGTCTGAGGGTGGGGGCCGCTGTCGAGAAGAGGACTGGCAGGGAAAACGGTCGTTTCTTCCCTCAGAGCTCAAAACAGGTGCATCAGCCTTTTAAAAGGGAAACCCCGCTTCTGCTTCATAGAGCCGCACATAAAGTCAGTTTTCAGACAGTTTTCTTCACTACAGAACTTCATTTTCTTAAAGCTGACGTGGTGGAAAATAGTTTGGATTTCTGAAGCAGAGCAGATTAACAATTATCCAATAAGGCTGTTGCTCATTAAAAGAGTAATGTTTAAAGCCTCTTGTTATCTCTGCCAAGCAGAGGAAAAGAGTTTGACTGTGGAGGATATCAGTACAAAGATAATctgaaattttgttttatttttttatgaagcGCTGTCTTTTTCAACAACAcaggcaaaaaaagaaaatactgagTTGATCTTTTAATCGTTGCTTACTGGCGACCCTGTGGGGGAAATACATAAGGCATCCATCCAaagacagatcaacacaaaacaaTCTCTGAATCCAAAATAAAACTGGAGAGGCAGAATGGTAAATATTGGCTCTGGATGTTCTTATTACGATCagttatttgcttttttgttgcttatttcaataaaattaaCACTTTTCCAGTGTCATTATTATTACAATGAATTCactataaaaaagaataataatattGGTCGTTCATCACGTCTGTTTAAAACACAAGCATGAGGACTCAGGTTGGGAATGACCTGAAacatgccccccccccccctctgtGCACCGTCTAAACCTAGCGAACAAGATGGAGCATCCTTAACGAACCAGCTCCTTTTAGAAACATCCTGGAGTTCATGAGATCCTCTTGAAATTTGATCAGCCAACAGATTTCAGgcaaacaataattaaaaaacatccCTGTTTTATAGTGCCAACCTTGAAGAGGTCTGTGAGCAAACTGCAGGCTCACATCACTTCAAATAATTCATAAACTATAAATAGTTCAGCAGAGTGACGTACGGTGCTGTGAAAAACCGCATttagtcacattacagccacagacTTCAGTGAATTTTAGACAACACCAAGTAGAATAATTTTACCATAAGGAAAagagagaagagaaaaaagagaacattagagaagaaACAgcgtcatgaagaccaaggatccCAGGAAACAGCGGGATCCTTGGTCTTCATCCTACGCACTGAACATCCCACAGAACACCGTTCAATCCATCCGGAGAAAACAGGAAGAGGATGGCACACCTGCGAACTGactaagacatggctgtccacctaaatgGACAGTCAAGGTAAGGATAATATTAATCAGATAAGCAGCATAGAGGCCACTcgtaattctggaggagctgcagagatccacagctcaggtgggagaatctgtcaacaagacAGCTATCAtgcactccataaatctggGTTTAATGGATGATTGACGAGAAGGAagctgttgaaagaaagccacaaaAAGGTCCTATTcaaagtttgctacaagccatatTGGGAACACAGCGAACACGATCAAATGAAACCAAAGTTAAACTTTCTGTCCCCCAAGCAAAACACAATGTGTGGACGAAAGCTAAGACTGGGCACCCTCTGGAACAAGCCTTCTCCACAGCAAAACattggtggtggtggcatcatgctgtgggaatgcttttctttagcagggacaaggaTGCTGGttagagctgatgggaagatggatggagctaaacaggACAACACTGGAGGTTAACTTGTTGGAGGCTGCCGAAGACAGCAGAGGTTGTGGTGGCGGTTCACCTTCTAGCTGGATAACAAGCCTAAAGCCAGACGTAcactggaatggtttagatcaaattcatgtgttagaatggcccagtcaaagttcaaatcTAATTACAATCCAATACAGAGAAAAGCTATAAAGTTCAATCAGTGGGATCtacacttttccttccacttcacaattgtgcactactttgtgtcgaTCAAACTTAAAATGAAGTCTCAGTAACACACACTGAAGTTTATGGCTGTgagaaaatgggaaaaagttgaaggggtatgaatagaattgcaaggcactgtatacctGAACGTGATGTAGCAGCAACACATATGTGACCAAAGGGAAGTATCCCTCATCCCAATCATGATATGCTAAATCAGGATCTCATCCCAGTTCAAACACGGACACAGAACGTTGGAGAAATGACCTTTAACACTCCTAAAAGCAAGTTCCTCCATATCTTCAATCCGCCGGAGGAGACACTACTACTTGTCCTGTCCGCccagttttattttctcctgAAACTCGGCGTGTTTCTGCCGCAGGATTTCTGTCTGCTTCTTGAAACCGTTGACCCTGGGAAAGACCACACCCCAGATTTAGCTACTAGCTTTAGACACTCATGAATCTGAAGGAAGAAGTTGCACTCACCTGGCTCTTTCTTTGGCATCGTTGTAGATTTCTGTGATAGCTCTATCTTTCTCGTCCATGAAGGTACTGTGAACTTCTTCTAGTTTCCTGAAAGAGTTGGAGAAAAAAGCACTGACTACTGCGTGTTTGCTTGACCCAAGACCCCCCTGAGTTTATGAGTTTTTTCAGTTGTTATAACAGCTGCTCAGATTCACAAAGAAGTGAATCTTAGCAAACACAAGAGGCACAGAGTCATTGTGTGAGGACAAATACGAGGAAATGAGTCGCAAAAAACCACATGGTTCAGAGGCATGAGGGAAAACACTCCACTAATCCATGCAAGTGCAAATTAAAAGCCTATTTCAGAGACCTGAATAGTTCAGTACGAGGTATGGAGACACTTACCTAAAGAAGATCATATGCGCACCAACGCTGAGCATCATCGTGATGACACAATAGATCACCAGCTTGAAGttccttttcctcttttcctTCCTCTTGTCCGCTGTCGCCTCAGGAGGCTGCGCCTGATGAAACTGCTCCCAGTAACGGACGTCGTCATTAGCAGTAGTACTGGGAGGAAAATAAATCGCGACTGGTGATGATCAGCAGCGATCAGCACAAACAGATGTAACAAAGGTGAACAGAGGGGAGTAATTAGGTCCAGAGTTGCTGAAATACACCTAAATCTGTCTAACTTTCTGTTTTCTCCAGACAAAGAGAACATTAGATCTATAAATCATCTGCATAAGGTTGTTAGAGAGGGAAAAGAACAATaattaatactttttttaacCACTGGAGGAACAGTTATTGGACGCCCAGCTGCTAATACTTTACCATAGGCTTTAAAACGAAGCACTATCTTTGTGCTAGATCACTGTCATGGCTTAATAGGTCAGGCGTACCTTCTTTATTTGCTCACAAAGCTCAAGGGAACCAAAAGGAACAAACCACACTGATTCTCGGTTCATTTGGTTTTCCTTCAGATTTTGCTTCCAAGAGACAAGAATGTTTTGgaaaatcttctttttttttttggacatgtttggttttctttgtttagCCCCTCAACTCTCACATATGAGTTATTGAGGCCGTAAACAGCAGCCTCATCTAAAGGGATGACCCCAATGGATGAAAAGCACACAGTAATAACTACATTTATTGGGACTCCTGGCAAACGTGGTAAAAGACTGAATGCAGCTCATGTTGCATTAACACACTTGCATGGGAATGTTAGAAACGTCTAACCATTACTCCTACGTGGAGCGAAGAAACCAAATATgtaaagaaataattgttttttcaaCCACTGGAGGCAGAGTTATTGGATGCCCTGCAGCTGATACTTTGTATAGGCCCCTTATTTAAATAGCACAGCACTTAGTCTTCAACTATAACATTTTACGAAGTACAGAAAGAGGGATCTTTGACTATATCTCTTCACACAATCTCTCTACGGGCTGTTACAACAGCTAGTGACGACTACGGAAGGGAATTTATCTTATTTATCTATTGTTAGAGAATAAAAAGCCATTTATCATGAAAAACACCAGTTGGTGACATTTGGAATCCCCCAAACTATCAGTTTGATCAGGATTGTTAGTGTTGCTCTTTTAACCACAGCTGGTTTCATGAGACCATCCATAAATCCTAATAGATCTTAAATTATGATCGGATGCAACTACTGGGAGCCATTCAGTTGTGCTGCTGGTGTTCAACAGAAGCCTGTCTGATAATGAGTCAgggctgtttttgtgtttgtgaagCTCTGGGTCcaaaattttttaaatactttatacCATCACTTCATCCTTATCACAAAATACCATGATTAAAGTCTAAGTTGATATAGCCCAACCCTAGAAACGACACATCTTCAGTTTTCTGGTACAGGACACCAGATTTCtatgtgttttaaaatttcAGAGAGTTTAAGATGCTCTgcatttggaagagaaacaagcCCACAGTATCGCAGACCCTCCATTGTAATTAAAAGGTAATATGAGGTGATTTTCCTTACTGTAATCAGTTGTTGAACATTAAACCCACCTAGAGtgtttgctgctaaaaaaagagCTCAATCTTAGTCACATCTGAAGAAagcacacagttccagttaaagtctcaGTAGCGTTTCGAAAACTCCACCTttacgtttgtgatggtaggacagaggAAACTTTTTACTGGTATCACCGCATAAACAAACCAGTTGGAACATACTTCAGATAGTGTCTAAACGTTATTACGAATAGATGGAAAACCCAAGATTTGCGGTATTGTTCAAAGGGGCAATGCATTAATCTGTTCACAGGAGCTCCTGATGCATGTTGGGGATTTTCTTTCACGCCTCACATCTGCCTTAAGAATGGGCCTCCATGTTATGTTACTTTTTTACAACCAGGGACAGAGAGAATGATAgattatttagatttattatttagcaactgcaacaaaagatgactttatttttagactttttaaacatcttcacCGACCAATAAACGTGTTCAGCACCGTTTAAGTTCTAGCAGAGCACCGATATGCTGCAACACCGAGTATGCGGGTCCTTACCTTCTGTACACTGTGTGACTAGAGGTTGATCTAAAGGCCTGGCCTCCTTTGTAGGGATGCTGGAGTTTAAAGTCGTACTCCTTCCTGCTCAGCTCTTTGCTCAGCACTCTGTAGGCTTCATTCAACTCCACAAACTGGCTGTGCAGCTCCGGGTTTGACGGGTCGCTGTCCGGGTGCAGCTGTGGGACAAGTGAGCCACAGTCAGTGATCTGAGATACTCTGGTTGAGGGTGAGGTTATCTGGATATGATGCTTCCACTGGCATGCTTAAATATTCATGTGTGCTTGCACAATTTAAAATCCCAACTgaggtctttgttttttttacttctacGGTGAGATGCTTCACCCATAAATTACAGCAGAACCACAtcataaaaacagatttctcTTTCATTACTCAGGAAGCCAACTGTGAGAACAGCTTAGCTTGTGAAATGTCGCCCTCTTGTGGCTGATTAAAGGCAGAGTTTAGTTAGTGAAGTACCTTCTTTGATTTGTCAAAAAAAGCATTCTTTATTTCGTCCACGGATGCATCCGGTTTGATTCCCAGTAGTTCATAGTGGCTCACAGCTTTTCTGTAGTGATAAGTTTAATAACTCAAAACCCGGCTGGCAATTAGACCTGAACACAGAATATACACTCGTAAAGTGTATACACCTACCTTTGTGCAAAACTGTGGGACAGCATCCGCAGTCCACTCTTGCACCACCAAATACAACTCTGGCATAGTCGCAGCTGAGCTTCCAGCTGCATGACGAAAAATGTTCAACTCTGACCTGCAGTGAGGACAGACATAAAACTCAGCTGTGGATCTGGAATAATCAAGAGATAAACAATACATACACAAGGTACTCTAATTGAAGTTATCTTGTTATACATTTTACATCTTAACAGATGAAAACCTTGCTGTTAGGTCACCGGATGTAAACCTCTTACATCCTGTGATGAATTGGggaaaaggcattttctgacAATTATCCTTCTTGAAACAAACTACAACAGAACCTGAAGCTGTGCAGCCTAATTAAACTGAAGGGTTTTAAACATATTCTGATGAGAAAAAGAGAAAGCGTTACTCGCTGTTCATGTTCCGAATATTTAATTGCATCtgtgtgttattttattttcagttggatttgaTCAATTAATTGGTGATGAAAAATTTAACGACTTATAGTATCTTTTATCATGTTGTAGTTTCGTATATTTAAGGGTTGTTGAAAAGGCGAGTTTGTGTCTGAATCAGATTTACCTGTATAATTAAAggtgaaatgaaagaaataaaaacaaatgaaccaAAGTATGTCAAAAGGCCATATTGTACTTCAGAACTCCCTTTGCCCGATTTCATGAAGAAACCAAAATCTAAATAGGAAGCACAAAGATTTATGACACCTAAACTGTGCAGCAATTTTACTCTTATTTATTGTGAGAAGAACAAAGAATTAAATTCAAGTcgagcagaaaataaaaaacattttgtttattcaatttGAGATGTTTGTGTCCAAAAGAAGATCTTGAGGGTGGACAACAAGTCCAAGTAGTTCATACGGGAAGGTGGAGGTTGGGGTGAATCCTGGATTTATCGGCTGTTGAGATGAATCAGGATACAGATTTTACAACTgtttaaatctaacctcaagAGTACGAACGTAACAGATTTGACACCTTAATTCATTTGATAAAGTTGTAGCTTTTATGTCCAGAAAAACTAAGACCATCCCACGATTCGACAGCTTGCAGAACCAGCAATAACTCTCAGTAGTTGTTTTCTGCAAGAACTGTCAATGTCTCACATTGTTTTAGAGACCATTTGGCCCAGTTATCTCTCCAGCTTGCTTCATTCAGTCCCCTGAGGTTTTGTAGAAAATGATTTCATAAAATTGTAACATCCTATATCATCTATTAAACCAGGATGAGGTCTGGCCCTTGAGTGGGCAATTACAACATCTTGATCCCCTTCTTGTTCAATCTGTTATACATAACATTGCACACATAATTATGCAGCCATGTTTTTAGTGAGACAAGACTTTCAGAAAACATACAAGGCTTACTCAGGCTTTTAGCACGGTTTGACCTTAGCATAGATTTGTTGAGA contains these protein-coding regions:
- the dnajc4 gene encoding dnaJ homolog subfamily C member 4 isoform X2, translated to MPELYLVVQEWTADAVPQFCTKLHPDSDPSNPELHSQFVELNEAYRVLSKELSRKEYDFKLQHPYKGGQAFRSTSSHTVYRSTTANDDVRYWEQFHQAQPPEATADKRKEKRKRNFKLVIYCVITMMLSVGAHMIFFRKLEEVHSTFMDEKDRAITEIYNDAKERARVNGFKKQTEILRQKHAEFQEKIKLGGQDK
- the dnajc4 gene encoding dnaJ homolog subfamily C member 4 isoform X1, whose product is MQLEAQLRLCQSCIWWCKSGLRMLSHSFAQRKAVSHYELLGIKPDASVDEIKNAFFDKSKKLHPDSDPSNPELHSQFVELNEAYRVLSKELSRKEYDFKLQHPYKGGQAFRSTSSHTVYRSTTANDDVRYWEQFHQAQPPEATADKRKEKRKRNFKLVIYCVITMMLSVGAHMIFFRKLEEVHSTFMDEKDRAITEIYNDAKERARVNGFKKQTEILRQKHAEFQEKIKLGGQDK